Proteins from one Globicephala melas chromosome 21, mGloMel1.2, whole genome shotgun sequence genomic window:
- the IKBKB gene encoding inhibitor of nuclear factor kappa-B kinase subunit beta isoform X4 codes for MRRLNHPNVVAARDVPEGMQSLAPNDLPLLAMEYCQGGDLRKYLNQFENCCGLREGAILTLLSDIASALRYLHENRIIHRDLKPENIVLQQGEQRLIHKIIDLGYAKELDQGSLCTSFVGTLQYLAPELLEQQKYTVTVDYWSFGTLAFECITGFRPFLPNWQPVQWHSKVRQKSEMDIVVSEDLNGAVKFSSSLPHPSNLNSVLAQRLEKWLQLMLMWHPRQRGTDPVYGPNGCFKALDDILNLKLVHVLNMVTGTIHTYPVAEDESLPSLQARIQQDTGIPEEDQELLQEAGLALTPDKPAAQCASDGKLNEGRTLDMDLVFLFDNNRVAYETQISPRPQPESVSCILQEPKRSLPFFQLRKVWGQVWHSIQALKEDCGRLQQGQRAAMMNLLRNNSCLSKMKNSMASMSQQLKAKLDFFKTSIQIDLEKYSEQKEFGITSDKLLLAWREMEQAVELCGRENEVKQLVERMMALQTDIVDLQRSPLGWKQGGTLDDLEEQARELYRRLREKPRDQRTDGDSQEMVRLLLQAIQGFEKKVRVIYTQLSKTVVCKQKALELLPKVEEVVSLMSEDEKTVVRLQEKRQKELWNLLKIACSKVRGPVSGSPDSMNTSRLSHPSQLLSQPCPAPDSLPEAVKRSEDLVAEAHTLCTQLENALQDTMKDQDQSLRVMARGKPRRPTPFLSTANEKKQIERRCRAPRSQGTLRIF; via the exons CCTCTGCACTTAGATACCTTCACGAAAACAGGATCATCCATCGGGATCTAAAGCCAGAAAACATCGTCCTGCAGCAAGGGGAACAGAGA ttaatacaCAAAATTATTGACCTAGGATATGCCAAGGAGCTGGACCAGGGCAGTCTGTGCACTTCCTTTGTGGGGACCCTGCAGTACCTG GCCCCTGAGCTGCTAGAGCAGCAGAAGTACACGGTGACCGTGGACTACTGGAGCTTCGGCACCTTGGCCTTCGAGTGTATCACGGGCTTCCGGCCCTTCCTGCCCAACTGGCAGCCCGTGCAGTG GCACTCCAAAGTCCGGCAGAAGAGTGAGATGGACATTGTGGTTAGTGAGGACCTGAACGGAGCCGTGAAGTTCTCCAGCTCGTTACCCCACCCGAGCAACCTCAACAG CGTCCTGGCCCAGCGGctggagaagtggctgcagctgATGCTGATGTGGCACCCCCGACAGAGGGGCACCGACCCCGTCTACGGGCCCAATGGCTGCTTTAAGGCCCTGGACGACATCTTAAACTTGAAG CTGGTTCACGTCTTGAACATGGTCACGGGCACCATTCACACCTACCCCGTGGCAGAGGACGAGAGTCTGCCTAGCTTGCAGGCCCGGATCCAGCAGGACACAGGCATCCCTGAGGAGGACCAGGAGCTGCTGCAGGAAGCGGGTCTGGCCTTGACCCCCGACAAGCCCGCCGCTCAGTGCGCCTCCGACGGCAAG CTGAACGAGGGCCGCACCCTGGACATGGATCTCGTTTTCCTCTTTGACAACAACAGGGTCGCCTATGAGACCCAGATCTCCCCACGGCCCCAGCCTGAAAGCGTCAGCTGTATCC TGCAAGAGCCCAAGAGGAGCCTCCCGTTCTTCCAGCTGAGGAAGGTGTGGGGTCAGGTCTGGCACAGCATCCAGGCCCTGAAGGAGGACTGCGGCCGCCTGCAGCAGGGCCAGCGCGCCGCCAT GATGAATCTGCTCCGGAACAACAGCTGCCTGTCCAAGATGAAGAATTCCATGGCCTCTATGTCTCAGCAGCTCAAGGCCAAGCTGGATTTCTTTAAAACCAGCATCCAGATTGACCTGGAGAAGTACAGTGAGCAGAAAGAGTTTGGGATCA cGTCAGACAAGCTGCTGCTGGCCTGGAGGGAGATGGAGCAGGCCGTGGAGCTCTGTGGACGG GAGAACGAGGTGAAGCAGCTGGTGGAGCGGATGATGGCGCTACAGACGGACATCGTGGACCTGCAGCGCAGCCCCCTGGGCTGGAAGCAGGGCGGGACGCTGGACgacct AGAAGAGCAGGCGCGGGAGCTTTACCGGAGGCTGAGGGAGAAGCCCCGAG ACCAGCGAACGGATGGCGACAGTCAGGAAATGGTGCGGCTGCTCCTGCAGGCCATCCAAGGCTTCGAGAAGAAAGTGCGAGTGATCTACACGCAGCTCAG CAAGACTGTGGTCTGCAAGCAGAAGGCTCTGGAGCTGCTGCCCAAGGTGGAGGAGGTGGTGAGCTTAATGAGCGAGGACGAGAAGACTGTGGTTCGGCTGCAGGAGAAGCGGCAGAAGGAGCTCTGGAACCTCCTGAAGATTGCTTGT AGCAAGGTCCGAGGTCCCGTCAGCGGAAGCCCAGACAGCATGAACACGTCCCGCCTGAGTCACCCCAGCCAGCTGCTGTCGCAGCCTTGCCCAGCCCCTGACAGCTTACCCGAGGCCGTCAAGAGGAG CGAAGACCTTGTGGCTGAAGCACACACTCTGTGCACCCAGCTGGAAAACGCCCTACAGGACACCATGAAGGACCAGGACCAGAGCTTAAGGGTAATGGCCCGTGGGAAGCCCCGCCGCCCCACGCCCTTTCTTTCTACAGCAAACGAGAAAAAGCAGATCGAAAGGCGATGCCGTGCTCCTCGATCGCAGGGTACACTTAGGATTTTCTAG